One genomic segment of Saccharomyces kudriavzevii IFO 1802 strain IFO1802 genome assembly, chromosome: 8 includes these proteins:
- the GEP4 gene encoding phosphatidylglycerophosphatase (similar to Saccharomyces cerevisiae GEP4 (YHR100C); ancestral locus Anc_5.403) codes for MNISGTLNTLRLLYNPSLCRPSLVVPTFNDLPIPINDSIKAVVVDKDNCIAFPHDNDIWPEYSQHWETLKSKYPNRSLLIVSNTAGSASDKGYLQAKLLEDKTGVPVLRHSTKKPGCHSEILDYLYKNKAIANPKEVAVIGDRLFTDILMANMMGSYGIWVRDGVKISSNPLSKFEKKLYSFLGF; via the coding sequence ATGAATATTAGTGGGACTTTGAACACGCTACGACTGCTTTATAACCCATCATTGTGTAGGCCTAGTCTGGTTGTCCCCACTTTTAATGATCTCCCCATACCAATTAACGATTCAATAAAGGCTGTTGTAGTGGACAAGGACAATTGCATCGCCTTCCCCCACGATAACGACATATGGCCCGAATACTCCCAACACTGGGAAACTCTCAAATCGAAATACCCTAATAGATCACTCTTGATCGTTAGCAATACTGCAGGTTCTGCCTCCGATAAGGGCTATTTGCAGGCAAAGCTCTTAGAAGACAAGACAGGTGTACCTGTATTGAGGCATTCTACAAAAAAGCCAGGTTGCCATAGCGAGATTTTAGATTATCTTTATAAAAACAAGGCTATAGCAAACCCTAAAGAGGTTGCCGTTATAGGAGATAGGCTGTTCACTGACATTTTGATGGCAAACATGATGGGTTCATACGGAATATGGGTTCGAGATGGTGttaaaatttcttccaacCCCCTATCCAAATTCGAGAAGAAATTGTACAGCTTTTTGGGATTTTGA
- the BIG1 gene encoding Big1p (similar to Saccharomyces cerevisiae BIG1 (YHR101C); ancestral locus Anc_5.404) gives MQTMLWYLLFMVRVGLCASEELRNQTNVPAILFSYKLTPDILKYQEDYDMALTLPKSKFIEAAEKFLGVCNANTYVFINQPGLRKLDFLEFEEEFVSLQRYIRQSSTAIRFEKVDLLPENLYDDLADYVKEYCDADQVLQLRGNHTEDFQPFIDSKRRVIVIEYPMLPEDTNQRKEALRHYDKYLRTVLAQIPSPEQKIIYTSLNPGRTLAHESVIPIEIFPDIFDMKCKLGEVEQNNRVMNVPRLSFNDYAPRFSEPPSEYVSIFDSELIENNRVLLQLIFTSLIGFVLFQFFFANKRNNENTKISNEDCNKKEKSSQQLRKQEVTEKVSSKQTL, from the exons ATGCAGACGATGTTATGGTACTTGTTGTTTATGGTGCGTGTAGGCCTTTGTGCTTCAGAGGAGTTGCGGAACCAGACTAATGTTCCTGCAATATTGTTCTCTTACAAACT AACGCCTGATATTTTAAAGTATCAAGAAGATTATGATATGGCTCTAACGCTGCCCAAAAGCAAGTTTATTGAGGCGGCAGAGAAGTTTTTAGGCGTATGCAATGCCAACACTTATGTGTTTATTAACCAACCAGGACTGAGAAAattggattttttggaatttgaGGAAGAGTTTGTTTCACTACAAAGATATATAAGACAAAGTTCAACAGCAATTAGATTCGAAAAAGTGGATCTACTGCCCGAAAACCTATATGATGACCTTGCCGACTACGTCAAGGAGTATTGCGACGCAGACCAGGTGTTGCAGCTGCGAGGCAATCATACAGAAGATTTCCAGCCCTTCATTGATAGCAAGAGAAGGGTGATCGTAATAGAGTACCCGATGTTACCAGAAGACACAAATCAACGTAAGGAAGCATTACGGCATTATGACAAATACTTAAGAACTGTACTGGCACAGATTCCATCAccagaacaaaaaatcatataCACCTCGTTGAACCCAGGAAGGACTCTAGCTCACGAGTCGGTTATTCCCATTGAAATATTCCCAGACATTTTTGACATGAAGTGCAAACTGGGGGAAGTGGAACAGAATAATAGAGTGATGAATGTTCCTCGCCTATCGTTCAATGATTATGCTCCACGGTTCTCGGAGCCTCCTTCGGAATATGTGTCAATCTTTGATTCGGAACTGATCGAGAATAATAGAGTCCTTTTACAACTAATTTTCACGTCCCTCATTGGATTCGTTctcttccaattctttttcGCAAATAAAAGGAATAACGAGAACACAAAGATCAGTAATGAGGATTGtaacaagaaggaaaagtcTTCACAGCAACTACGAAAGCAAGAAGTGACCGAAAAGGTATCTTCAAAGCAAACGCTTTGA
- the KIC1 gene encoding putative serine/threonine protein kinase KIC1 (similar to Saccharomyces cerevisiae KIC1 (YHR102W); ancestral locus Anc_5.406) encodes MTTKPQNNKQSMPEGEMDVSSLFKRTEVVGRGKFGVVYKGYNVKTRRVYAIKVLNLDSDSDEVEDVQREIQFLASLKQMPNITRYYGSYLKDTSLWILMEYCAGGSLRSLLRPGKIDEKYIGVIMRELLVALKCIHKDNVIHRDIKAANVLITNEGSVKLCDFGVAAQVNQTSLRRQTMAGTPYWMAPEVIMEGVYYDTKVDIWSLGITTYEIATGNPPYCDVEALRAMQLIIKSKPPRLEGRSYSSSLKEFIALCLDEDPKERLSADDLLRSKFIKTHRATPTSILKELISRYLLFRDKNKNKYRLEGCIPENEPSKHGEAQNPLQTDEVDEAQKSAKSNDYEMRMANEGDVEMKWDFDSLSSSDYIIENNINLDVLAEDTNNEWAASQHDQFNYAYPDEDSYYFDPTNHNTRPLVYQGTTIGKGYPGTIAQNSTLNAPMTNAYTNSKYPSKMVAGTTKTSGTHTTGPMTSSKKLETKAPKQLLELFEDNEIITGENDVNADAPKISKSISSLNAGNNSREDFIPSISSEVNGNMNNSKIRPHLPPLSSGNNYYSQSTPALPLLQTKFNKTSKGPPTSGLTTAPTSIEIEIPEELPNSALPTPASADPVLAPSTKARSSTVTAGTPSSSIPAQYKPVSNVPRRLTVSSNCPATIGNQKLTTAISTTSISASTSNNSNNNNNNIYGNNADEESSRGSSGSNTANSIQMTTANPGSATKLSNHKASSPSRPLLGVGTSPNRKPTSSPTQNTNHNGIHAALGAPPTMKPMINSKDSKDILLQPLNSIASSSTINAAGSNGNSSTSLNYFSYEKEYSRVNGDFKRNNPNLKLQMPLPTPVMRNKLLDPNTAAPPNNNGMPGSAGICTNENINQFGFNTSSASNVPVSMTPISEKHIDFGSKIKRSQSISNRKNSSASEHPLNILGSSVSGNSSGVNNNSVGTNSNNAPVVNAGVAATNSLATATAAASSTAAAPILQQSILPGTQPNHGLGSAVAVANSGNLLGITMCPPSTSLQMEMFLDLESSLPGKQRRIDRKPQVLKELENLLQMFEEGLPCIEHALKEQLLSSPIKDNVHQNIF; translated from the coding sequence ATGACAACAAAGCctcaaaataataaacaaaGCATGCCTGAAGGTGAGATGGATGTGAGTTCATTGTTCAAGAGGACGGAAGTTGTTGGACGAGGAAAATTCGGCGTGGTATACAAGGGCTATAACGTGAAGACAAGACGAGTGTACGCTATCAAAGTGTTGAATCTAGATTCCGATTCAGATGAGGTGGAGGATGTGCAGCGAGAGATTCAGTTTCTAGCTTCATTGAAGCAAATGCCCAATATCACGCGATACTATGGTTCTTACTTGAAAGACACAAGCCTTTGGATTCTAATGGAATACTGCGCCGGTGGCTCACTTCGTTCGTTATTGAGGCCAGgcaaaattgatgaaaaatacattGGAGTTATCATGAGAGAACTGCTCGTAGCTTTGAAATGTATTCATAAGGACAACGTTATTCATCGAGATATCAAGGCTGCTAACGTACTGATCACTAACGAAGGTAGCGTTAAGTTGTGTGATTTTGGTGTTGCTGCGCAAGTAAATCAAACTTCTTTACGACGTCAAACCATGGCTGGCACTCCATATTGGATGGCCCCAGAAGTAATCATGGAAGGTGTATATTACGACACCAAAGTAGATATTTGGTCTTTGGGTATAACGACATATGAGATTGCCACGGGAAATCCGCCATACTGTGACGTAGAGGCTCTGAGAGCCATGCAGCTAATCATCAAATCGAAACCACCAAGACTTGAGGGCAGATCCTATAGCTCATCTTTGAAGGAATTTATTGCCCTTTGCCTTGACGAGGATCCAAAGGAAAGATTGTCAGCGGACGATCTTCTTAGAtcaaaattcatcaaaactCATAGAGCCACTCCAACTTCCATTCTAAAAGAGCTGATATCACGATATTTACTGTTTAGggacaagaacaaaaacaagTACAGATTAGAAGGGTGTATACCGGAGAATGAACCATCGAAACACGGCGAGGCTCAAAATCCACTGCAAACCGATGAGGTTGATGAGGCACAAAAGTCAGCAAAATCAAATGATTATGAAATGAGGATGGCAAACGAGGGGGATGTGGAAATGAAATGGGATTTTGATTCGTTGAGTTCGTCGGACTACATTATCGAAAATAACATTAATCTCGATGTTCTTGCAGAGGATACCAATAACGAATGGGCCGCTTCCCAACATGATCAATTCAACTATGCCTACCCTGACGAAGATTCTTATTACTTTGACCCCACAAATCACAATACGAGACCACTAGTTTATCAAGGAACTACGATAGGAAAGGGCTACCCTGGTACAATAGCTCAAAATTCCACTTTGAATGCTCCCATGACAAATGCCTATACGAATTCAAAATACCCTTCCAAGATGGTAGCTGGGACTACAAAAACTTCTGGAACCCATACTACTGGTCCGATGACATCATCTAAGAAATTAGAAACCAAAGCTCCTAAACAATTACTTGAACTCtttgaagataatgaaatCATCACTGGTGAGAATGACGTTAATGCGGATGCCCCTAAAATAAGcaaatcaatttcatctttgAATGCTGGTAACAATTCAAGAGAAGATTTTATACCCTCGATCTCCAGTGAGGTTAACGGAAATATGAATAACAGTAAAATACGGCCACATCTTCCACCTCTGTCAAGTGGAAATAATTATTATAGCCAAAGCACACCCGCATTGCCACTTCTTCAAACAAAATTCAACAAAACTTCAAAGGGTCCCCCAACAAGTGGGCTAACCACTGCTCCAACGTctattgaaattgaaattccAGAAGAACTGCCGAATAGTGCCCTACCGACACCTGCTAGTGCTGATCCAGTCTTAGCGCCAAGCACAAAGGCGAGGTCCTCTACGGTGACAGCTGGTACACCTTCGTCATCTATTCCAGCACAATATAAGCCTGTCTCAAATGTGCCCAGACGATTGACAGTAAGTAGTAATTGCCCAGCTACCATAGGAAACCAAAAATTAACTACTGCGATCTCCACTACGTCAATTAGCGCCAGCACTTcaaacaacagcaacaacaataacaacaatatcTATGGCAACAACGCCGATGAAGAATCATCCAGAGGAAGCAGCGGTAGCAATACAGCAAATAGCATACAGATGACCACAGCCAATCCAGGTAGCGCAACGAAGTTATCGAATCATAAAGCTTCTTCGCCCTCAAGGCCGCTGTTGGGAGTGGGTACTTCTCCCAATAGAAAACCGACAAGCTCCCCCACGCAAAATACCAACCACAATGGCATTCATGCAGCTCTTGGGGCCCCTCCAACTATGAAACCAATGATCAATAGCAAGGATAGCAAAGATATTCTCCTGCAACCATTGAATAGCATTGCCAGTTCTTCTACCATTAACGCTGCAGGTAGTAACGGTAACAGCTCAACGAGCTTGAATTATTTCTCCTacgaaaaggaatattCGAGGGTCAACGGTGACTTCAAGCGCAATAATCCGAATCTTAAACTACAAATGCCGTTGCCTACTCCTGTTATGAGAAATAAACTACTAGATCCAAATACAGCAGCCCCCCCGAATAATAATGGTATGCCAGGAAGTGCCGGCATATGCACGAACGAAAATATTAATCAGTTTGGATTCAACACAAGTAGTGCATCCAACGTCCCCGTATCAATGACTCCAATAAGTGAAAAGCATATAGATTTTGGAAGCAAAATCAAGAGGAGCCAAAGCATTTCCAATAGAAAAAACTCTTCTGCTTCGGAACATCCATTGAATATTCTTGGCTCATCTGTTTCCGGCAACTCCTCCGGAGTCAATAACAACAGCGTCGGAACTAACAGCAATAATGCTCCTGTTGTCAACGCAGGTGTTGCTGCTACTAATTCTCTCGCTACTGCTACCGCCGCTGCAAGTTCTACCGCAGCCGCTCCAATTTTACAACAGAGTATTCTACCCGGAACACAGCCTAATCATGGTTTGGGTTCTGCAGTAGCGGTCGCAAACTCTGGAAATTTGTTAGGTATCACTATGTGTCCTCCTTCAACGAGCCTACAAATGGAAATGTTTTTGGACTTAGAATCAAGTTTGCCAGGAAAACAAAGGCGGATAGATAGGAAGCCTCAAGTTCTGAAAGAGCTAGAAAATCTTCTACAGATGTTCGAAGAAGGATTGCCCTGCATTGAACACGCTTTGAAGGAGCAACTTTTATCATCGCCCATCAAGGACAATGTGCATCAGAACATCTTCTAg